One genomic window of Centroberyx gerrardi isolate f3 chromosome 15, fCenGer3.hap1.cur.20231027, whole genome shotgun sequence includes the following:
- the LOC139908636 gene encoding acylphosphatase-2-like has protein sequence MCAAEAAGVKLLSVDFEIFGYVQGVCFRMYTEKEGLRLGLVGWVKNTYSGTVVGQVQGAADMVQEM, from the exons ATGTGTGCAGCTGAAGCAGCCGGAGTCAAACTGCTGTCTGTGGACTTTGAGATCTTCGGTTACGTTCAAG gaGTGTGTTTCAGAATG taCACAGAGAAGGAGGGCCTGCGGCTCGGTCTGGTCGGCTGGGTGAAGAACACCTACAGCGGGACGGTGGTGGGACAGGTGCAGGGGGCCGCCGACATGGTCCAGGAGATGTGA